A window of Diabrotica virgifera virgifera chromosome 9, PGI_DIABVI_V3a contains these coding sequences:
- the LOC126892445 gene encoding uncharacterized protein LOC126892445: MIKSRKPRILSYFAFLLKVRNVGYRPKKASIFTREQFEKFLMEAPDEEFLVHKVAMILGISGACRREELYNITMNDIQQTDGLMIVKVPNTKTNIQRTFTVVNKPDDKIPYLEILQKYIKLRPLQVKSNHLFVRYAKGKCCAQVIGKGTIGGWPSQIAKFLNLPNPENYTGHLFRSTSATLLANKGVDVLGLKRHGGWRSSTVAESYVEDSLQNKIDFAEKILCNTSNITNVCDSAGVSVRSETTAQTSGISLNN; the protein is encoded by the exons ATGATTAAATCTCGAAAACCACGAATTTTGAGTTATTTCGCTTTTTTATTAAAGGTGcgaaatgttggctataggcctaagaaagcgagcatttttacacgggagcaatttgaaaaatttctgatggaagcaccggatgaagaatttctagttcacaag gtcgcaatgatattgggaatatctggtgcctgtagaagagaagaattatataatattactatgaatgacatccaacaaaccgatggtttaatgattgtaaaagtacccaatacaaaaacgaacatccagcgtacttttacagtcgttaataaaccagacgataaaattccatatttagaaattctgcaaaagtatataaaacttcgtccattacaagtaaaatcaaatcatttgttcgtaagatacgccaaaggaaaatgttgtgctcaagtaatagggaaagggacaatcgggggctggccttctcaaattgccaaattcttaaatttgcctaatcctgagaactatactggccatttgTTCAGGAgcacatcagcaacgcttttggctaataaaggtgttgatgtcctcggattaaagcgtcatggaggttggcgttcatcgacagtggcagaaagctatgtagaagattctcttcaaaataaaatagattttgccgaaaaaatattgtgcaatactagtaatattactaatgtatgcgattctgcaggagtttctgttagaagtgaaaccacagcccaaacaagtgggatttcattaaataattaa